A window from Kovacikia minuta CCNUW1 encodes these proteins:
- a CDS encoding helix-turn-helix transcriptional regulator: protein MEGVYQQYLRPMGIEDEMTVILPCEQSSPTDIHSLPSRNDTVTIGLHRSQWNFSERDRTILNLLHPHLMQARQNAEAFSKHKQALAQLNGTIEQCSAVLLSSDGQVQWMTRRAWSLLVQYFQDSVKREQLPENLQRWVNHQISLQISNRNIPFPPLPLQVQQAEKRLMIRFIGDRETDQFLLLLEEDQPLSFSPTNLELLGLTKREGEILFWLARDKTKSEIAERLGCSASTVKTHLERIYKKFGVRTSTAALMHALEHLGMLNQ from the coding sequence TTGGAAGGAGTTTATCAACAATATCTGCGACCGATGGGCATTGAGGATGAAATGACCGTCATTTTGCCTTGTGAGCAATCTTCTCCCACTGACATTCACTCTCTACCCAGTCGGAACGATACAGTGACGATTGGACTCCATCGTAGTCAATGGAATTTTTCGGAGCGCGATCGCACAATTCTCAATCTGTTGCATCCGCATTTGATGCAAGCCCGCCAAAATGCTGAAGCCTTTTCTAAACATAAGCAAGCTTTAGCGCAATTAAATGGGACGATCGAACAATGTAGTGCAGTTCTTTTGTCCAGCGATGGTCAAGTGCAATGGATGACTCGTCGGGCATGGAGCTTATTAGTCCAGTATTTTCAGGATTCAGTCAAGCGCGAACAACTACCAGAAAATTTGCAGCGTTGGGTCAATCACCAAATTTCACTCCAGATCTCAAACCGGAATATTCCTTTTCCCCCGCTACCCCTGCAAGTTCAGCAAGCGGAAAAACGATTGATGATTCGCTTCATTGGTGATCGTGAAACTGATCAATTCCTCCTACTGCTAGAGGAAGATCAGCCTTTATCTTTCTCGCCTACCAATCTAGAACTGTTGGGACTGACTAAACGCGAGGGAGAAATCTTGTTTTGGCTCGCAAGAGACAAAACCAAATCAGAGATTGCAGAACGGCTTGGTTGCAGTGCGAGTACCGTAAAAACCCATCTGGAACGCATCTACAAGAAGTTTGGCGTTCGGACTAGCACCGCAGCCTTGATGCACGCTTTAGAACATCTGGGCATGCTTAATCAATGA
- a CDS encoding IS630 family transposase gives MAFLLKWRAQIASGQMRVMFVDECHLLWGDVSGYGWSRRNQRVDVEVKSTRERQTYYGALDYLTKSFVVNHYSAGNEDNTVAFLKYLQSLSEESTRLVIIWDGASYHRSAVIQEFLAQVNATLPPEAWKITCIRLAPNAPEQNPVEDIWLQAKQFIRKFARLCKKFRAVKLLFKLFTHCQTFAFAKAFMYGYCSCPI, from the coding sequence ATGGCGTTCCTGCTCAAGTGGCGCGCCCAAATCGCCAGTGGACAGATGCGGGTGATGTTTGTGGACGAATGCCATTTGCTGTGGGGTGATGTCAGTGGCTATGGCTGGAGTCGGCGCAACCAACGGGTGGATGTGGAGGTCAAATCGACCCGTGAGCGGCAAACCTACTACGGTGCCTTGGACTATCTCACCAAAAGTTTTGTGGTCAATCATTACAGTGCAGGCAATGAGGACAATACCGTTGCCTTCTTAAAGTACCTCCAATCGTTATCTGAGGAGTCCACGCGCCTGGTCATTATCTGGGATGGTGCCAGCTATCATCGCTCGGCGGTGATTCAGGAGTTTCTGGCTCAGGTCAATGCAACCTTACCACCGGAAGCCTGGAAAATCACTTGTATTCGACTTGCTCCCAACGCCCCTGAGCAGAATCCAGTCGAGGATATTTGGTTGCAAGCCAAACAATTCATCCGCAAGTTCGCTCGATTGTGCAAAAAGTTTAGGGCGGTCAAGTTACTATTCAAGTTGTTTACCCATTGCCAAACCTTTGCCTTTGCTAAGGCTTTTATGTATGGCTACTGTTCATGTCCTATTTAG
- a CDS encoding helix-turn-helix domain-containing protein yields MRDDLFTVNFTIAQAIVQTFCTLVLLREIQSVLQVSLGFISACNQRYQASGVEGLRLNYWGTKGYLSSEQKQELFEFLGQKDHWTLEEVINHIEDQYEVVYQSLESYYTLLKQAKLSWKKAQPTHPDKDDKQVEEKKRNYGVPAQVARPNRQWTDAGDVCGRMPFAVG; encoded by the coding sequence ATGAGAGACGATCTCTTCACGGTTAATTTCACGATAGCCCAAGCGATCGTACAGACGTTTTGCACCCTGGTTCTGCTCAGAGAGATTCAATCCGTTCTGCAAGTCTCGCTTGGCTTTATCAGCGCATGTAATCAAAGGTATCAGGCATCAGGAGTTGAGGGGTTACGGCTCAACTATTGGGGCACGAAGGGTTACTTGAGTTCTGAGCAGAAGCAGGAGTTGTTTGAGTTTTTGGGGCAGAAAGACCATTGGACGCTTGAGGAAGTCATCAACCACATCGAAGACCAGTATGAGGTCGTCTATCAATCCCTTGAGAGCTACTATACGTTGCTCAAGCAAGCCAAACTGAGTTGGAAAAAGGCTCAACCGACCCATCCTGACAAGGATGACAAGCAGGTTGAGGAAAAAAAAAGAAATTATGGCGTTCCTGCTCAAGTGGCGCGCCCAAATCGCCAGTGGACAGATGCGGGTGATGTTTGTGGACGAATGCCATTTGCTGTGGGGTGA